The following are encoded together in the Azospirillum lipoferum 4B genome:
- a CDS encoding winged helix-turn-helix domain-containing protein → MTRMRIRIDFDSGGSIGPGKIALLERIRETGSISAAGRALGMSYRRAWLLVDDLNRIFREPVVNAAVGGKQGGGTVLTAFGEQVIDHYRAVEREAHVATAHRLAALAAGIDPDYGADKQADDGSFANDPGLKPGCGPE, encoded by the coding sequence ATGACGCGCATGCGGATCCGCATCGACTTCGACAGCGGCGGCTCCATCGGTCCCGGCAAGATCGCGCTGCTGGAACGGATCCGCGAGACCGGCTCCATCTCCGCCGCCGGGCGGGCGCTGGGCATGTCCTATCGCCGCGCGTGGCTGCTGGTGGACGACCTCAACCGCATCTTCCGCGAACCGGTGGTCAACGCGGCGGTGGGCGGCAAGCAGGGCGGCGGCACGGTGCTGACCGCCTTCGGCGAGCAGGTCATCGACCATTACCGCGCCGTCGAACGCGAAGCCCATGTGGCGACCGCCCACCGGCTGGCGGCGCTGGCGGCCGGGATCGACCCGGACTATGGCGCCGACAAGCAGGCCGACGACGGCAGCTTCGCCAACGATCCGGGGCTGA
- a CDS encoding PLP-dependent cysteine synthase family protein, translated as MTSPTPAAAPTTAARRGWLDEALRRIEADVNRSADTHLLRLPIPSAPGITLYLKDESTHPTGSLKHRLARSLFLYAICNGWVREGTTVIEASSGSTAVSEAYFAQLLDLPFVAVVPRNTSPAKIAQIEFYGGCCHMVERASEVCAEAQRLAQACNGHFMDQFTYAERATDWRGNNNIAQSIFEQLAQEPHPVPDWIVCGAGTGGTSATFGRYVRYRRLPTRICVADPEHSAFFEGFRDNNPKADVGRGSGIEGIGRPTVEPSFQPTVIDRMIRVPDAASIAAVWVLRDRLGRACGGSTGTNLVGSIELIAGMMRDGRQGSVATLICDPGDRYMGTYFNRDWLTSAGLDIGPWCERIDGFFRTGAWSGDGIETAER; from the coding sequence ATGACCTCCCCCACCCCCGCCGCCGCCCCCACCACCGCCGCCCGGCGCGGATGGCTCGACGAGGCGCTGCGGCGCATCGAGGCGGACGTGAACCGGTCCGCCGACACCCATCTGCTGCGCCTGCCAATCCCGTCGGCGCCGGGGATCACGCTGTACCTGAAGGACGAATCGACCCACCCGACGGGCAGCCTGAAGCACCGGCTGGCGCGGTCGCTGTTCCTCTATGCGATCTGCAACGGATGGGTGCGCGAGGGCACCACGGTGATCGAGGCGTCGTCGGGCTCCACCGCGGTTTCGGAGGCCTATTTCGCCCAGCTGCTCGACCTGCCTTTCGTCGCGGTGGTGCCGCGCAACACCTCCCCGGCCAAGATCGCGCAGATCGAGTTCTATGGCGGCTGCTGCCATATGGTGGAGCGTGCGTCGGAGGTCTGTGCCGAGGCGCAGCGGCTGGCCCAGGCCTGCAACGGCCATTTCATGGACCAGTTCACCTATGCCGAGCGGGCGACCGACTGGCGCGGCAACAACAACATCGCCCAGTCGATCTTCGAACAGCTGGCGCAGGAACCGCATCCGGTGCCGGACTGGATCGTCTGCGGCGCCGGCACCGGCGGCACCTCCGCCACCTTCGGGCGCTATGTCCGCTACCGCCGGCTGCCGACCCGCATCTGCGTCGCCGATCCCGAACATTCGGCCTTCTTCGAGGGCTTTCGTGACAACAACCCGAAGGCCGACGTCGGCCGCGGGTCCGGCATCGAAGGCATCGGGCGGCCGACGGTCGAGCCCTCCTTCCAGCCGACGGTGATCGACCGCATGATCCGCGTGCCCGACGCCGCCAGCATCGCCGCGGTGTGGGTGCTGCGCGACCGGCTGGGCCGCGCCTGCGGCGGCTCCACCGGCACCAATCTGGTCGGGTCCATCGAGCTGATCGCCGGGATGATGCGGGACGGCCGGCAGGGCAGCGTCGCCACCCTGATCTGCGATCCCGGCGACCGCTATATGGGGACCTATTTCAACCGCGACTGGCTGACCTCGGCCGGGCTGGACATCGGCCCGTGGTGCGAGCGGATCGACGGCTTCTTCCGCACCGGCGCCTGGAGCGGCGACGGCATCGAGACCGCCGAACGGTGA
- a CDS encoding methyl-accepting chemotaxis protein — MIDKLHSIKAKLLILLGLFLFTILGAGIWSATSKRETMVEGYRNSIQAVVQTSLSIIKSYDARAAKGEFSREEAQARAKAALRALRFFGSEYMFGYEFDGTNVFHGVRADLEGTRKLADFKDSNGVLVIRGLIDSAKSGDGFLIYNFPKAGGGDPVPKLALAAIYEPWGWMIGTGVYIDDVDAAFRRTLLETLLVTLVASVLLGLFGFRLVSRISKGLDGIGTATGRIATGDLATQVGGTERRDEVGALARSVETLRLSAIEAEDLRRRHAALKHEAEQARRATLARLADEFESTVGGLVRSVAESAGQLTHTSGAMSSGAEQTTRLMDGAARSAETTSGNVQAVAGATEELAASIREIAQQIAESTTGSARAVEDVRRTYALIEQLDGVARRTVEVVDLIRSIAEQTNLLALNATIEAARAGEAGKGFAVVASEVKNLANQTAKATDDVQAQIAAMTDATSSVVEAMRGVGGAIETVNNVASSISAAIEEQGAATRDISQNVNEAAQGVSSVSDSLNLVCSHATATGQASTEVAAAARAVGERADRMLNEVSAFVARIRQG; from the coding sequence ATGATCGACAAACTGCACAGCATCAAGGCGAAGCTCCTGATCCTTCTGGGGCTGTTCCTCTTCACCATCCTGGGCGCCGGCATCTGGTCCGCGACGTCCAAGCGCGAGACCATGGTGGAGGGATACCGCAACTCGATCCAGGCGGTGGTGCAGACCTCGCTGTCGATCATCAAGTCCTACGACGCCCGCGCGGCAAAGGGCGAGTTCAGCCGGGAAGAAGCGCAGGCGCGGGCCAAGGCCGCCCTGCGGGCGCTTCGCTTCTTCGGCAGCGAATACATGTTCGGTTACGAGTTCGACGGGACGAACGTCTTCCATGGTGTGCGCGCCGACCTGGAAGGCACCCGCAAGCTGGCCGATTTCAAGGACAGCAACGGCGTCCTGGTGATCCGCGGGCTGATCGACTCGGCAAAGTCCGGTGACGGCTTCCTGATCTACAACTTCCCCAAGGCCGGCGGCGGCGATCCGGTGCCGAAGCTGGCTCTCGCCGCGATCTACGAGCCCTGGGGCTGGATGATCGGCACCGGCGTCTATATCGACGACGTCGATGCCGCCTTCCGCCGCACGCTGCTGGAAACGCTGCTGGTCACGCTGGTCGCGTCGGTCCTGCTCGGCCTGTTCGGCTTCCGTCTGGTGTCGCGCATCTCCAAGGGGCTAGACGGCATCGGCACCGCCACCGGCCGCATCGCCACGGGCGATCTCGCCACCCAGGTCGGCGGGACGGAACGGCGTGACGAGGTGGGCGCCCTTGCCCGCTCGGTCGAGACGCTGAGGCTCAGCGCCATCGAGGCTGAGGACCTGCGCCGCCGCCATGCCGCCCTGAAGCATGAGGCGGAGCAGGCCCGCCGTGCAACCCTGGCCCGCCTTGCCGACGAGTTCGAAAGCACGGTCGGCGGGCTGGTCCGTTCGGTCGCCGAATCGGCGGGACAGCTGACCCACACTTCCGGCGCGATGAGCAGCGGGGCGGAACAGACGACCCGGCTGATGGACGGCGCCGCCCGCTCGGCGGAAACCACGTCGGGCAATGTCCAGGCGGTGGCCGGCGCGACCGAGGAACTGGCGGCGTCGATCCGCGAGATCGCCCAGCAGATCGCCGAATCGACGACCGGCTCCGCCCGCGCGGTGGAGGACGTCCGCCGCACCTACGCCCTGATCGAACAGCTGGACGGCGTCGCCCGACGCACGGTGGAGGTGGTCGACCTGATCCGCTCCATCGCCGAGCAGACCAACCTGCTGGCGCTGAACGCGACCATCGAGGCCGCACGCGCCGGTGAGGCCGGCAAGGGCTTCGCCGTCGTCGCCAGCGAAGTGAAGAACCTTGCCAACCAGACGGCCAAGGCCACCGACGACGTGCAGGCGCAGATCGCCGCGATGACCGACGCCACCTCGTCGGTGGTGGAGGCCATGCGCGGGGTCGGCGGCGCCATCGAGACGGTGAACAACGTCGCCTCCAGCATCTCCGCCGCCATCGAGGAGCAGGGTGCCGCCACCCGCGACATCAGCCAGAATGTCAACGAGGCGGCGCAGGGCGTCAGCTCGGTGTCGGACAGCCTGAACCTCGTCTGCAGCCACGCCACCGCCACCGGTCAGGCCTCCACCGAGGTGGCTGCGGCGGCCCGTGCGGTGGGCGAGCGCGCCGACCGCATGCTGAACGAGGTCTCGGCCTTCGTCGCCCGCATCCGCCAGGGCTGA
- a CDS encoding DUF6065 family protein, producing the protein MTLIAYPLSGAMPDIRPARPTRDWIDALPEQYGYRCLPLNIASMHGWEVCCPVRVTAVWDGGVGIDAIAVTADEPHPLLPASHFGSGVLTFHVAALFRTPPGVNLMVTGPLNHPKHGILGLSGIIETDWSPYPFTMNWKFTAPGVPVTWEKGEPFAHLMPIQRGLVEGLEPEIRDLDSDPETAAQYRAWAASRSQFNADLQTPGSAAAQERWQKGYYRGRRPDGSDGPPDHEIKVRAKPFPIG; encoded by the coding sequence ATGACACTGATCGCCTATCCGCTGTCGGGGGCCATGCCCGACATCCGCCCGGCGCGCCCGACGCGCGACTGGATCGATGCCCTGCCGGAGCAGTACGGCTACCGCTGTCTGCCGCTGAACATCGCCAGCATGCATGGTTGGGAGGTCTGCTGCCCGGTGCGGGTGACGGCGGTGTGGGATGGCGGCGTCGGGATCGATGCCATTGCGGTCACGGCCGACGAGCCACACCCGCTGCTGCCGGCCAGCCATTTCGGCAGCGGCGTGCTGACCTTCCATGTCGCGGCTCTGTTCCGGACGCCGCCGGGTGTGAACCTGATGGTCACCGGACCGCTGAACCACCCGAAGCACGGGATTCTCGGCCTGTCCGGCATCATCGAGACCGATTGGTCGCCCTATCCCTTCACCATGAACTGGAAATTCACCGCGCCCGGCGTGCCGGTGACCTGGGAGAAGGGCGAACCCTTCGCCCATCTGATGCCGATCCAGCGCGGGCTGGTGGAAGGTCTGGAGCCGGAGATCCGCGATCTCGACAGCGATCCGGAAACGGCGGCGCAGTATCGTGCCTGGGCGGCCTCGCGCAGCCAGTTCAACGCCGACCTGCAGACCCCCGGCAGCGCGGCGGCGCAGGAGCGCTGGCAGAAGGGCTATTACCGCGGCAGGAGGCCGGACGGCAGCGACGGCCCGCCCGACCATGAGATCAAGGTTCGGGCGAAGCCGTTTCCCATCGGATAA
- the gmk gene encoding guanylate kinase has product MAATNTPLIHRRGLMLVLSSPSGAGKTTIARGLLDRDSGITMSVSVTTRAMRPGEVEGLDYYFIDQQRFDRMAETGDLLEHARVFGNCYGTPRVAVEDALGAGRDVLFAIDWQGAQQLAQNARDDLVSVFVLPPSVSELERRLRGRGQDSEEVIANRMAKASNEISHWPEYDYVIVNHDVEESITAVESILRAERLRRRRQVGLPEFVRSIQNTL; this is encoded by the coding sequence ATGGCTGCGACCAACACCCCCCTGATCCACCGGCGCGGCCTGATGCTGGTGCTGTCCTCCCCCTCGGGCGCCGGCAAGACCACCATCGCCCGCGGCCTGCTGGACCGCGATTCCGGCATCACCATGTCGGTGTCGGTGACCACGCGGGCGATGCGTCCCGGCGAGGTCGAAGGGCTGGACTATTACTTCATCGACCAGCAGCGCTTCGACCGCATGGCCGAGACCGGCGACCTGCTGGAACATGCCCGCGTCTTCGGCAACTGCTATGGCACGCCGCGCGTGGCGGTGGAGGATGCGCTGGGCGCCGGCCGCGACGTGCTGTTCGCCATCGACTGGCAGGGCGCGCAACAGTTGGCGCAGAACGCCCGCGACGATCTGGTCAGCGTCTTCGTCCTGCCGCCGTCGGTGAGCGAGTTGGAGCGCCGGCTGCGCGGCCGCGGCCAGGATTCCGAAGAGGTCATCGCCAACCGTATGGCCAAGGCATCCAACGAGATCAGCCATTGGCCGGAATACGACTACGTCATCGTCAATCATGACGTGGAAGAGAGCATCACCGCGGTGGAGTCGATCCTGCGCGCCGAGCGGCTGCGCCGCCGCCGTCAGGTCGGCCTGCCGGAATTCGTGCGCAGCATCCAGAACACGCTGTAG
- a CDS encoding YicC/YloC family endoribonuclease — protein MTGFARVDGHGDGYSWTFEAKSVNGRSLDLRCRLPSGFDSVEAVARAELPKRLARGNVNLTLTVNRAQAVSQLRINRELLAQVLELAREIEGAGAAPPRLDSLLAVRGIIEPVEEDETESRERVESALKADLAKLIDQLVVNRLAEGARIAEVLNGHLDEIARLVDAASACASTQPEALREKLRAQVATILGSFPALSEDRLAQEAAILIGKADVREELDRLRAHIQAARDLMAEGGAIGRRYDFLCQEFNREANTLCSKSADVELTRIGLSLKASIEQLREQVQNIE, from the coding sequence ATGACCGGTTTCGCACGCGTCGACGGGCACGGCGACGGCTATTCCTGGACCTTCGAGGCCAAGAGCGTCAATGGCCGCAGCCTGGACCTGCGATGCCGCCTGCCGTCGGGCTTCGACAGCGTCGAGGCGGTGGCCCGTGCCGAGCTGCCGAAGCGGCTTGCCCGCGGCAACGTCAACCTGACGCTGACCGTCAACCGCGCCCAGGCGGTGTCGCAGCTGCGCATCAACCGGGAGCTTCTGGCCCAGGTGCTGGAACTCGCCCGCGAGATCGAGGGGGCCGGCGCCGCGCCGCCGCGGCTGGATTCGCTGCTGGCCGTCCGCGGCATCATCGAGCCGGTCGAGGAGGATGAGACCGAATCGCGCGAGCGCGTCGAATCGGCGCTGAAGGCCGACCTCGCCAAGCTGATCGACCAGCTGGTGGTCAACCGCCTTGCCGAGGGTGCCCGCATCGCCGAGGTGCTGAACGGCCATCTGGACGAGATCGCCCGGCTGGTCGATGCCGCGTCGGCCTGCGCCTCCACCCAGCCGGAGGCGCTGCGCGAGAAGCTGCGCGCCCAGGTCGCCACCATCCTCGGCTCCTTCCCCGCCCTGTCGGAGGACCGGCTGGCCCAGGAGGCCGCCATCCTGATCGGCAAGGCCGACGTGCGGGAGGAGCTGGATCGCCTGCGCGCCCACATCCAGGCGGCGCGCGACCTGATGGCGGAAGGCGGCGCCATCGGCCGCCGGTACGACTTCCTGTGCCAGGAGTTCAACCGCGAAGCCAACACGCTGTGTTCCAAGTCGGCGGATGTCGAACTGACCCGCATCGGCCTGTCGCTGAAGGCCTCGATCGAGCAGCTTCGCGAGCAGGTCCAGAACATCGAATGA
- a CDS encoding SDR family NAD(P)-dependent oxidoreductase yields the protein MKQPQSTPRATPRSIVITGASSGIGEALAILYAAPGVALALTGRDSTRLESVAQRCRTAGARVDTAVIDVADRAAMAEWLARVDAAEPVDLLIANAGMSAGTGGGGETEEQARRILAVNIDGVLNSIHPLLPAMRARRRGQIALMASLAGFRGLPGAPAYCASKAMVRVYGEALRGDLAGEGIGVSVICPGFVKSRMTAVNRFPMPFLMETEAAARVIRRGLERNAVRIAFPWPMMAAVWLLALLPPSWTDGLLRQAPRKP from the coding sequence ATGAAGCAGCCGCAATCCACCCCCCGTGCCACCCCTCGCTCCATCGTCATCACCGGCGCGTCGAGCGGCATCGGAGAGGCCCTGGCGATCCTCTATGCCGCGCCCGGCGTGGCGCTGGCCCTGACCGGCCGCGACTCCACCAGGCTTGAATCGGTGGCGCAGCGCTGCCGCACGGCCGGCGCCCGCGTGGACACGGCGGTGATCGACGTGGCGGACCGGGCGGCGATGGCGGAGTGGCTGGCGCGGGTCGATGCCGCCGAGCCGGTCGATCTGCTGATCGCCAATGCCGGGATGTCGGCCGGCACCGGCGGCGGCGGCGAGACGGAGGAGCAGGCCCGGCGCATCCTGGCGGTCAACATCGACGGCGTTCTGAACAGCATCCATCCGCTGCTTCCGGCGATGCGGGCGCGGCGGCGCGGGCAGATCGCCCTTATGGCGTCGCTGGCGGGTTTCCGCGGCCTTCCCGGCGCGCCTGCCTATTGCGCCAGCAAGGCGATGGTGCGGGTCTATGGCGAGGCGCTGCGCGGCGATCTGGCGGGGGAGGGGATCGGCGTCTCGGTCATCTGCCCCGGCTTCGTCAAGAGCCGCATGACCGCGGTGAACCGTTTCCCGATGCCCTTCCTGATGGAGACGGAGGCCGCCGCCCGCGTCATCCGCCGAGGGTTGGAGCGCAACGCGGTCCGCATCGCCTTCCCCTGGCCGATGATGGCCGCGGTGTGGCTGCTGGCTCTGCTGCCGCCGTCCTGGACCGACGGTCTGTTGCGGCAGGCCCCGCGCAAGCCGTGA
- the rnd gene encoding ribonuclease D, with protein sequence MTLITTTDALQAFCQSLAGAEYITVDTEFLREKTYWPQLCLVQVGGPDGAVAIDPLAEGIDLAPLFALMSDPSVLKVFHAARQDVEIFWHLSGQIPHPLFDTQVAAMVCGFGESVGYETLVTKLAGARIDKSSRFTDWSHRPLTERQLTYALSDVIHLRPAYEKLKRRLARSGRSHWLEEEMAILTDPATYQVDPESSYMRLKVRTNKPRFMAILKELAAWREREAQRRDQPRSRVLRDEALLEIAAHAPTTVDDLARTRGLGRGFAEGRQGTDVLAAVQAGLDLPDSALPRVEPREEPPPGLQPIVELLRVLLKMKCDENNVAAKLVASSADLEALAADDAADIPAMHGWRRELFGSDALALKHGKIGLAVIDRRVRIVPAGEPRPSAAPVDSET encoded by the coding sequence ATGACGCTCATCACGACAACCGACGCCCTCCAGGCCTTCTGTCAGTCGCTGGCCGGGGCCGAGTACATCACGGTCGACACCGAGTTCCTGCGGGAAAAGACCTATTGGCCGCAATTGTGCCTCGTGCAGGTCGGCGGACCCGACGGCGCGGTCGCCATCGACCCGCTGGCCGAGGGCATCGACCTTGCACCGCTGTTCGCGCTGATGAGCGACCCGTCGGTGCTGAAGGTGTTCCATGCCGCCCGCCAGGACGTGGAGATCTTCTGGCACCTGTCCGGCCAGATCCCGCATCCGCTGTTCGACACCCAGGTCGCGGCGATGGTCTGCGGCTTCGGCGAAAGCGTCGGCTACGAGACGCTGGTGACCAAGCTGGCCGGCGCCCGCATCGACAAGTCCAGCCGCTTCACCGACTGGTCCCACCGCCCGCTGACCGAACGGCAGCTGACCTACGCCCTGTCCGACGTGATCCACCTGCGCCCGGCCTATGAGAAGCTGAAGCGCCGCCTCGCCCGCTCCGGCCGCTCGCACTGGCTGGAGGAGGAGATGGCGATCCTCACCGATCCGGCGACCTATCAGGTTGACCCGGAAAGCTCGTACATGCGGCTGAAGGTGCGGACCAACAAGCCGCGCTTCATGGCGATCCTCAAGGAGCTGGCGGCGTGGCGCGAGCGCGAAGCCCAGCGCCGCGACCAGCCGCGCTCCCGCGTGCTGCGCGACGAAGCGCTTCTGGAGATCGCCGCCCACGCCCCCACCACCGTCGACGACCTCGCCCGCACTCGCGGGCTGGGCCGCGGATTCGCGGAGGGGCGGCAGGGAACCGACGTGCTTGCCGCGGTGCAGGCTGGGCTGGACCTGCCGGACAGCGCCCTGCCGCGGGTCGAGCCGCGCGAGGAACCCCCGCCCGGCCTGCAACCCATCGTTGAGCTTCTGCGCGTGCTGCTGAAGATGAAATGCGACGAGAACAATGTCGCGGCGAAGCTTGTGGCCTCGTCTGCCGATTTGGAGGCTTTGGCCGCCGATGACGCGGCAGACATTCCGGCGATGCACGGGTGGCGGCGCGAGCTGTTCGGCAGCGATGCGCTCGCCTTGAAACACGGAAAGATCGGACTTGCGGTCATCGACCGTCGCGTCCGCATCGTTCCTGCCGGAGAACCGCGCCCGTCGGCCGCGCCGGTCGATTCGGAAACTTGA
- the aspS gene encoding aspartate--tRNA ligase: MHPYRTHTCGQLREENAGETVRLSGWMNRKRDHGQLLFIDLRDHYGLTQCVVDTSNPAFEVANRLKLESVITVTGKVVKRTAETINDKLPTGRIELQIAELTVEGEAEQIPLQVNQDTDAGEDVRLRYRFLDLRRERIHENIMLRSRVIASARRRMIDQGFTEFQTPILTASSPEGARDYLVPSRNHPGKFYALPQAPQQFKQLLMVAGFDRYFQIAPCFRDEDARADRSPGEFYQLDFEMSFVTQEDVFAAIEPVLHGIFDEFGGFRRDSKPAIDGLPFRRISFAESMLKYGNDKPDLRNPLVITDVTEVFKRDDVEFRAFKQTLEKGGVVRAIRAPKVSDRPRSFFDKLNDWARGLGAPGLGYIVMEAGGGKGPIAKFVPEAAQAQLRELAGLEDGDAIFFVCDQPGPAAKLAGFARTRIGEELDLIEKNAFRFCWIVDFPMYELDEETNKVIFSHNPFSMPQGGLKALETMNPLDIKAYQYDIVCNGVELSSGAIRNHLPEVMYKAFEIAGYPPEELEARFGGMLSAFKLGAPPHGGSAPGIDRIVMLLADEPNIREVIAFPLNQRAEDLLMQAPAPVDTARLKELHLKLDLPKPKVAAPSAPQA; the protein is encoded by the coding sequence ATGCACCCCTACCGCACGCACACCTGCGGCCAGCTTCGTGAAGAGAATGCCGGTGAGACCGTCCGCCTGTCGGGCTGGATGAACCGGAAGCGCGACCATGGACAGCTGCTGTTCATCGACCTGCGCGACCATTACGGCCTGACGCAGTGCGTGGTCGATACCTCCAACCCGGCCTTCGAGGTCGCGAACCGGCTGAAGCTGGAATCGGTCATCACCGTCACCGGCAAGGTGGTGAAGCGCACGGCCGAGACCATCAACGACAAGCTGCCCACCGGCCGCATCGAGCTGCAGATCGCCGAACTGACCGTGGAAGGCGAGGCGGAGCAGATCCCGCTGCAGGTCAACCAGGACACCGATGCCGGCGAGGACGTGCGCCTGCGCTACCGCTTTCTCGACCTGCGCCGCGAGCGCATCCACGAGAACATCATGCTGCGGTCGCGCGTGATCGCCTCGGCGCGCCGCCGCATGATCGACCAGGGCTTCACCGAATTCCAGACGCCGATCCTCACCGCCTCCTCGCCGGAGGGTGCGCGCGACTATCTGGTGCCCAGCCGCAACCATCCCGGCAAGTTCTACGCATTGCCGCAGGCGCCGCAGCAGTTCAAGCAGCTGCTGATGGTCGCGGGCTTCGACCGCTACTTCCAGATCGCCCCCTGCTTCCGCGACGAGGACGCCCGCGCCGACCGCAGCCCGGGCGAGTTCTACCAGCTCGATTTCGAGATGTCCTTCGTTACCCAGGAAGACGTCTTCGCCGCCATCGAGCCGGTTCTGCACGGCATCTTCGACGAGTTCGGCGGCTTCCGCCGCGACTCGAAGCCGGCCATCGACGGCCTGCCGTTCCGCCGCATCTCCTTCGCCGAGTCGATGCTGAAATACGGCAACGACAAGCCGGACCTGCGCAACCCGCTGGTCATCACCGACGTGACCGAGGTGTTCAAGCGCGACGACGTGGAATTCCGCGCCTTCAAGCAGACGCTCGAGAAGGGCGGCGTCGTCCGCGCCATCCGCGCGCCGAAGGTCTCCGACCGTCCGCGCAGCTTCTTCGACAAGCTGAACGACTGGGCGCGCGGTCTGGGCGCTCCCGGCCTCGGCTACATCGTCATGGAAGCCGGCGGCGGCAAGGGTCCCATCGCCAAGTTCGTGCCGGAGGCGGCGCAAGCCCAGCTGCGCGAGCTGGCCGGCCTGGAAGACGGCGACGCGATCTTCTTCGTCTGCGACCAGCCCGGCCCGGCGGCCAAGCTGGCCGGCTTCGCCCGCACCCGCATCGGCGAGGAACTGGACCTGATCGAGAAGAACGCCTTCCGCTTCTGCTGGATCGTCGACTTCCCGATGTACGAGCTGGATGAGGAGACCAACAAGGTCATCTTCAGCCACAACCCGTTCTCCATGCCCCAGGGCGGCCTGAAGGCGCTGGAGACGATGAACCCGCTCGACATCAAGGCCTACCAGTACGACATCGTCTGCAATGGCGTGGAGCTGTCGTCCGGCGCCATCCGCAACCATCTGCCGGAAGTGATGTACAAGGCCTTCGAAATCGCCGGCTATCCGCCGGAGGAACTGGAGGCCCGATTCGGCGGCATGCTGAGCGCGTTCAAGCTGGGCGCCCCGCCGCACGGCGGCTCGGCCCCGGGCATCGACCGCATCGTCATGCTGCTGGCCGACGAGCCGAACATCCGCGAGGTCATCGCCTTCCCGCTGAACCAGCGGGCCGAAGACCTCCTGATGCAGGCCCCGGCGCCGGTCGACACCGCCCGCCTGAAGGAACTGCACCTGAAGCTCGACCTGCCCAAGCCGAAGGTCGCCGCGCCGTCCGCACCGCAGGCGTAA
- the rpsB gene encoding 30S ribosomal protein S2, whose translation MTMPTFTMRQLLEAGVHFGHHTRRWNPKMNQYIFGVRNGVHIIDLEQTVPMLHRALQAVRDVVAGGGRVLFVGTKRQAQERVAEAAAKCGQYYVNHRWLGGMLTNWKTISQSIKRLREMEERLAGDTSGLTKREVLELTRERDKLERALGGIKEMGGLPDVIFIIDTNKESIAVKEANKLGIPVIAVLDSNSDPDGVAFPIPGNDDALRAIEMYCDLTVGAVLDGLQAEMSAAGIDVGAAEDAPAEQLPEEETAAETAQA comes from the coding sequence ATGACCATGCCCACCTTCACCATGCGCCAGCTGCTGGAAGCCGGTGTCCACTTCGGTCACCACACCCGCCGCTGGAACCCGAAGATGAACCAGTACATCTTCGGCGTGCGCAATGGCGTGCACATCATCGACCTCGAGCAGACCGTCCCGATGCTGCACCGCGCCCTGCAGGCCGTGCGTGACGTCGTCGCCGGCGGTGGCCGTGTCCTGTTCGTCGGCACCAAGCGCCAGGCCCAGGAGCGTGTCGCCGAGGCTGCCGCCAAGTGCGGCCAGTACTACGTCAACCACCGCTGGCTCGGCGGCATGCTGACCAACTGGAAGACCATCTCCCAGTCGATCAAGCGCCTGCGCGAGATGGAAGAGCGTCTTGCCGGCGACACCTCGGGCCTGACCAAGCGCGAAGTGCTGGAGCTGACCCGCGAGCGCGACAAGCTGGAGCGTGCGCTGGGCGGCATCAAGGAGATGGGCGGCCTGCCGGACGTCATCTTCATCATCGACACCAACAAGGAGTCGATTGCGGTCAAGGAAGCCAACAAGCTGGGCATCCCGGTCATCGCGGTCCTCGACAGCAACTCCGATCCGGACGGCGTGGCCTTCCCGATCCCCGGCAACGACGACGCGCTGCGCGCCATCGAGATGTACTGCGACCTGACGGTCGGCGCCGTGCTTGACGGCCTGCAGGCCGAGATGAGCGCCGCCGGCATCGACGTCGGCGCCGCTGAGGACGCCCCGGCCGAGCAGCTGCCGGAGGAAGAGACCGCCGCCGAGACCGCCCAGGCCTGA